Proteins from a single region of Neomonachus schauinslandi chromosome 10, ASM220157v2, whole genome shotgun sequence:
- the LOC110579571 gene encoding homeobox protein NANOG-like, which translates to MSAHPALPLCPPGPEAPSSRDSSPMPEIYGPEENYASLQMSSAETPHAETVSPLPSSMDLLVQDSPNSSTSPRVKPPPTSGEERTVRKEDTAQGKKQKIRTVFSQTQLYVLNDRFQRQKYLSLQQMKELSNILNLSYKQVKTWFQNQRMKCKRWQKNHWPKESKSVTQNSTATAEYPGFYSYHQGYLRNTSGNLPIWSNQTWNNPNWSNQTWNSQSWSNYSWNGQSWSNHSWASQTWCPQAWNNQLQNCGEESLQPQIQFQQNSISDLESILETSGESHSVIQQSAKYFSTQQIMDLFTNYSVNIQPEDV; encoded by the coding sequence ATGAGTGCACATCCAGCTCTGCCCCTATGCCCACCTGGCCCCGAAGCACCCAGTTCTAGGGACTCTTCTCCAATGCCTGAGATTTACGGGCCTGAAGAAAATTATGCATCCCTGCAAATGTCATCTGCTGAGACACCCCACGCAGAGAccgtctctcctcttccttcgtCCATGGATCTGCTTGTTCAGGACAGCCCCAACTCCTCCACCAGTCCCAGGGTAAAACCACCACCCACttctggagaggagagaacagtGAGGAAGGAAGATACGGCCCAGGGCAAGAAACAGAAGATCCGGACTGTGTTCTCTCAGACCCAACTCTATGTCCTCAATGATCgatttcagagacagaaatacCTCAGTCTCCAGCAGATGAAAGAACTTTCCAACATTCTGAACCTTAGCTATAAGCAGGTGAAGACCTGGTTCCAGAACCAGAGAATGAAATGTAAGAGGTGGCAGAAAAACCACTGGCCAAAGGAGAGCAAGAGTGTGACTCAGAACAGCACAGCAACCGCAGAATACCCAGGCTTCTATTCCTACCACCAGGGATACCTGAGGAACACTTCTGGAAACCTTCCAATATGGAGCAACCAGACCTGGAATAACCCGAATTGGAGCAACCAGACCTGGAACAGCCAGTCTTGGAGCAACTACTCCTGGAATGGCCAGTCTTGGAGCAACCATTCCTGGGCCAGTCAGACCTGGTGCCCCCAAGCCTGGAACAATCAGCTCCAGAACTGTGGAGAGGAATCTCTGCAGCCCCAGATCCAGTTCCAGCAAAATTCCATCAGTGATTTGGAGTCCATCTTAGAAACTTCTGGGGAAAGCCATAGTGTAATACAACAATCTGCTAAGTATTTTAGTACACAGCAAATAATGGATTTGTTCACAAATTACTCTGTGAACATACAGCCTGAAGATGTGTGA